A genomic stretch from Diprion similis isolate iyDipSimi1 chromosome 1, iyDipSimi1.1, whole genome shotgun sequence includes:
- the LOC124404399 gene encoding rhodanese domain-containing protein CG4456-like yields MMSSRRISGLYHQFALSRLRNVNQRWHSMISNNLAKNIYGAKSLVSQPYRSTSIAERDIRNISIDTRLLAQTEVMKGEGDHGLNLNYEDILKAQKDDKVLIVDVREDEEIKETGKLPGSIHVPMGEVVNVLKNLPEKEFLDKYQKPKPTKDTKLIFSCRSGKRSATVQEAMLKQGYEKSYNYTGGWLDWESKQAPTA; encoded by the exons ATGATGTCCAGCAGAAGAATTTCCGGACTTTATCATCAATTTGCATTATCGCGATTGAGAAACGTGAATCAACGATGGCACTCGATGATTAGCAATAACCTCGCTAAAAATATTTACGGAGCGAAAAGTCTTGTTAGCCAACCTTACCGGTCAACGTCGATCG CGGAAAGAGACATTCGGAATATTTCAATAGATACTCGGCTTCTTGCGCAAACTGAAGTCATGAAAGGCGAAGGAGATCATGGTCTAAACTTGAACTACGAGGATATTTTGAAAGCACAAAAAGATGACAAAGTTCTCATCGTTGACGTTagagaagatgaagaaatcAAAGAGACTGGAAAACTACCTGGCAGCATTCACGTACCga TGGGGGAGGTCGTAaacgtattaaaaaatttgccgGAAAAGGAGTTTTTAGACAAATACCAAAAGCCAAAACCCACCAAAGATACCAAACTCATATTTAGCTGTCGCTCAGGGAAACGAAGCGCCACCGTTCAGGAAGCGATGCTCAAACAAGGATATGAAAA GTCCTACAACTACACTGGCGGATGGCTTGACTGGGAAAGTAAACAAGCACCAACGGCTTAA